The Sulfurimonas aquatica genomic sequence TCATATTCTCCTCTGCGATTTTCTTGTGGCTTTATGGAGAGAAAAAGTTAAAACTACTAGCTTAATCTCCTTGGTTACACTCTTGTAATCTGAAGAAACCCACTTGCTACCTCCGTGAAACAATCTTGTAATCTTTAAACTCTAGAATTCGCCAAGCCAAAAATTATGGCATATATTTATGGAGTTTACTAATGAAAAAAAGAACAATGATAAGTTTTGTAACTGCTACAGCTTTACTATTTACCCTCAGCGCTTGTGGAACAGATACACAAGATGGTGCTGTTGGAGAAACTGGCTTAGTTGGTACAAGTGGGAGTGATGGTGTGGATGGAGCAGATGGTGCGGATGGGACAAATGGTGTTGATGCAACGGCATACAGCATGTCGTTTACTAGCATAGCCGTTCCTACGACTGATGCTGACAAACGTGTGAACAATGCTTCAAAATCTGTAACAATTAATGGTACAGAAAAATCAATAGACTTTCATACCCTGCTGCGTTCAGGTGATGCCTCTCCTGATGCTAATGGAGAACACTTTGCACTTGTAAAAGATGCTGCGGGTAATGCACTTACTCAAGCAGATAATGTTGCTAACTCTAAGTATGGAGGGAGTGAGCCTTGGTACTGTGGACAATCTAGTGGACTTGATTATACTTCACTCATCACTTATGGTTCAAAACTTTTTGCCATTACAGCGCTAGAGTGTAGAATCGGTGGTGCATATATTACTGAGTTAAATCAAGATGCACAAAATGGAGAGTTATCAGTTGTTTCGACAAAGAGTGTTGATTTCTCAGATGTAAATGGTACGTACATTAACTGTGCGGGTATGACTACTCCATGGAATTCACACCTAGGTAGTGAAGAGTATGAACCAAATATGCGAACTGTTGATGAGACAGATTCTAAGACTATAAGTATCGCAAAATACAATGGCTATACTCCAACTGCTACAAATGCTAAGTACATCGGTTATCACATGGGTTGGATTCCAGAGATAAAAGTGACAAGTGATGCAGGTGCTACAAATGTAGTAAAACATTATGCAATGGGCCGTGCAGCACATGAGTTAGCATATGTGATGCCAGATAAAAAGACAGTTTACCTGAGTGATGATGGTACAAATGGTGGATTTTACATGTTTGTTGCCGATGTTGAGGAGGATTTAAGTGCTGGTAATTTATATGCCGCAAAATGGATTCAAGAGTCATCTGAAAATGGCGGAAGTGCGACTATTAACTGGGTTGCTATGGGTCACTTGAGCAATGCTGAAGTTAAAACAATGCTAGATGCTAAAACTGAGTTTAGCGATATCTTTGATTATGAAGCTGTAGATGTAAATGGTTCATGTACTACTGCTGGGTATAAGCCTGTAAACACATCTGCTGGAGCTGAATGTCTTTTACTCAAGTCAGGAAAAGAAAAAGCTGCTGCTAGTTTAGAAAAACGCCGTTATGCAGCATATCTTGGTGCAACTACAGAGTTTGCAAAAGAAGAGGGAATCACATACAACTCTGATGATAAAAAACTCTATATGGCTATCAGTAATATTTACAAAGGTATGGAAGATAACAAGTACAAAGGCATAGCGGAGACTAAGTATGACATCGCTAGTAATAATGACATTCGCCTTGACTATAGTAAATGTGGAGCTGTTTATGCACTTGATGTTGAAAATGGCAAACGCGATACTCAAGGCGGCACAATTGATAGTGACTATGTAATAGGAAATATGTACTCAGAAGTAACGGGTGCAGATGCGACTTATACAGGAGACCTTGCGTTTAATCAGTGTAGCGTTAATGGTATCTCTTATCCTGATAACGTAACATACTTAGATAAGTATGGCATTCTAATAATCGGTGAAGATACTGGCTATCATGAAAATGATATGATTTGGGCTTACAATGTAAAAACAAAAGATATGAAACGTGTATTTACATCTCTGTATGGAGCTGAGACTACATCTCCATTTTGGCATAAAAACATCAATGGTTTTGGTTATATGACGACGGTTGTACAACATCCATTTGGTGAAGATAACACAGACAAAAAACTTGTTGATTCTGATCTTAACTCTTACATGGGTTATATGGGACCATTTCCAGCTTTAGACTAAATCTCTAAACTATCTCTTTTTTTGAGAGATAGCTTCTATCCTTTAAACCTCTTGTAGATATAATACATACATGATTGCACAAGACTCCATAGAAGCCCTAAAGGCACGACTTGACATTGTTGACGTTGTTGGTAGCTATGTTGAGTTAAAAAAAGCAGGTGGTAACTACAAAGCACCTTGTCCTTTTCACGATGAAAAATCCCCCTCATTTGTTGTAAGTCCACAGAAGCAGATATATCACTGTTTCGGCTGCGGCGCCGGCGGAGATAGCGTTAAGTTTGTTATGGAGTATGAGAAACTTAACTATCCAGAAGCCTTAGAAAAACTTGCCGACTCTTACAACTTTACGCTCTCTTATACAGATAACAAAAACAACAAACCCCGCTCACAAGTTATGGACGCTTTAAACGAGTGGTACAAAAACCTACTCAACCAAAAACGAGAAGCACTCGCATACATACAAGAACGCGGAATATACGAGAGTAGCGTTGAGAAGTTTGGCATAGGCTATGCACCTGATTCAAACGCGACTATTAACTATGTAAAATCTCAGATGTTTACTATGAATGAAGCCGTTGAAATGGGTGTGATTGGTTATGATGGTGGGCGAAATTTTGCACGCTTTATAGAGCGTATAACCTTTCCTATTCGCTCGGCAAATGGAAGTTTGGTTGGTTTTGGTGGAAGGACTATTACTGGACATCAAGCAAAGTACGTAAACTCTCCAGAGACTCCATTTTTTAACAAGTCGCGTTTACTTTATGCTTATCACTTAGCAAAGCAGTCGCTTCATAAAAAAGGTGAGATTATTATCACTGAGGGTTACTTAGACGTTATCATGCTTCATCAAGCGGGTTTTGATAACGCAGTGGCAACTTTAGGAACGGCTCTAACAGTTGAGCATCTCCCACTTCTTAGAAAAGGTGAGCCAAAAGTTGTGATGGCATATGATGGAGATAAAGCTGGTCGTGCTGCGGCTCTTAAAGCCTCTAAGCTTTTAAGTGCGAGTGGATTTCGTGGTGGCGTTGTTGTTTTTGAAGGTGGACTTGACCCTGCAGACATGGTAAAAGATGGAAGAGTCGAAGAGCTTGCAAATATGTTTCGCTCTCCTAAGTCTTTTATAGAGTTTGTTTTAGATGAACTACTCTCTTTGTATGATCTAAGAGATCCAAAGGCAAAAGAGAGCTGTATGGGAGAAGGCGTGGCATATCTTAAAACTCTCTCGCCACTGCTTCAAGAGGAGTACAGGACTTACCTTGCTTCGCGTTTAGGCGGACTTGGCGTTTCGCCATCGCTTGTTAAGCTAACGTCTAATGACAACTCCCAGCAAAATAGGCCACTTGTTCAAAATAACTCACATAAAGATATGTGGGAGCTTTCACTCATAAAAACGGTTTTAGAAAAACCACACTTTATAAACCAGATACTAGATGTTCTAGACCCGTCATTGTTACTTTTTCATTCACGTGAATTCTCTTTAGCAATAGCTGGGAAGAGTGATTCTCCTGAACTTATGGCCATCATGGTAGATGAGAGTATAACTGGACTCAAAGATGAAGATAGTCTCAATGCAGAACTTATAACCTTTCTGACTCGTTACTACGAACGTGAACTTAGGAAGGTAAATCTTGCGCAAAATATCTCTTTTGAGGAAAAAGCATTTTATATTCGTAAGTTTCGTGGTAAAATAGGAAAACTTAAACGCGGCGAACTTGTTGGCTTCAACGATTAAAGATTAGGAAAAATTTATGAAAATAGTATTACTTGTATTTATCTCTTTTGTTATGGCATATGCTCAAACGCCATTTGTGCTTACTGCATTTAAAAGTGCATACCCTGTGGTAGAAATAAACACAGATAAGGTACCACAAGAGTATAAAACAAACATTACTAAGTTACTTGCTAATACTACAAAAGAGTTGGGCATTAATACTGCAGGTTACTCATCAAGACCTATCGCTCTTACAATTTCTCGCATCGCTATAGGTGAGAAGTTAGTTCTAAAAGTGGCACTTATCGTTGGTGAAGAGGTTAAACGCAGTGATGATAATGAAGAGGTGTTTGCTATAACTTATGTAAAAGATGATATCTTTGAAGTTGAAAGTCTAAGAGGAGATGTGATGGATAGTGTTGAGTATCTTCTAGAAGATTTTAAAGAACAGTATAAAGAGGATAACACAAAATGAGATATATCTTTTTAGTAACACTCCTTTGTAGTTTTATGTTTGCGCAGTCCTATCAAGAGTTTGCAAAACAGTACGGATATGAAACTGACTATAAAGTAGCTCTGCAAAAGGCAAAACAGGCCAAAAAAGATGTTTTAATGGTGCAGGTTTCAAACTACTGTCCATGGTGTAGAAAGTTAGAAAAAAAGATACTCTCTCGAGAAAATATAAATGAAGTTATACATAAAAAGTATATTCCACTCATAGTAAACCGCGAAGAAAAAAACTTACCAAAGCAGTTTAACACACCGATAATCCCCGTGACATACATTATAGATTATGAAGATGACACTGCTTTTCTTAGCCTCCCTGGATATAAAGATAAGGACGAATTCTTCTCTTTTGTAGAGTAGGTTTTGGTAGAGAAAGTTACAGCTCACACATTTAACTTCCATGAATTAGTCAAGTTTTTTATTATTACATAAGATTTTGCTATACTTGACTTAACACTAATGAAAAGGTTCATTCATGGCAGGAATACATTTTACATTTGACAATTTCAAGCAACTTATGCGTTTAAATATGGGTATATCAGATAGATTGGATGAGAATCGTGCAGAGAGCTTTACTCTTTTGTATTGTGATTTTGAGGGGATAGCCCCTGAGATTATTGATAGTTCATTAGAAGAGATACTAAGAACGTCCGACTCCATTGTAAACCATGGAACAGACTACTTTTTTGTACTTCCATATACGGACAAATATGGAGCGGACATAGTTAAGAAAATGTTTGATGAGTTTTTTGCTAAGTATTTGAATGCTTTTTTACTCTCTTATCCAGCTGATGGAGAGACACCTGAAGAGATACTTGGAGCTATGCAAGATAGTGTAAGTACCTTTTTAAAAAAAGATCTGCACTGTCTAGATAGGTTCGCAAAAGTAATCTAATAATCTTTTTTTACAAACTTGTAATATTTTGAATTTTTATAAAAAAGTATCGCATTTTCAATTTTGCGTTCTTTAGATACTTTTTTATCACACACCCATCTACACTTCACCTCTGAATTTTCAGCTATTTTTTGATGAGTCTTACAAAGCATGATATTTTTAGGGACATAAGCAATAAGCATTGATGCTGCAAGTAGTAATAGTGCTATTTTCATACTCTCTAAATCGGCAACTTTTTAAATAGGTTTAGTTCATTTGTGGATAGATTAAAACCTAAGCTGAAAACCAACTTGCATGTTATGGATAAGGTTGAAACTTATACTTGATGATGTGTCTGTGAGTTCTATGAGTTGATTTATATAGATAGCTTGGTAAGCACTATAAATGGAAAAATTATCTCCTATATCGTAGGAGATACCAGCTTGTACACCTAAGAGCATAGATATTGATGGTTCACTTGCTTCATACTGTGTTAGCTTGAGTGAACTGACTCCTCCAAGAAGCCCTGCATAGAGTCCTAAATCTTCTGTAGCATATAGCTTGTAGTTAAGAGATCCATATGCATTGCTCATTGCTATATCAGTAGTTGAGGTGTCTAAATAGCTTAGAGATGAGAAAATATTATCGTTAAAGTAGTAACCAGCCTCAAGAGCGAAGCTCATACCACTGTTTACATACTGGCTTGCCGTTTGATCATCTGTTGATCCATTAATGCTTGAGAGTCCAAAACCTGCTGCTATGAACATACTGTTTTTATCCCTATCTGCTGTACTTTGAGTACTTGTTGTCTCTTTCTCTTGGCTTTTGATGTTTTTGGTATTTTCATCTTTGCTCTGTTGTTTTACAACTCTAGCAGAAGGGAAGTAGCGTTTAGCTCTTTTAAGAGCTAGGTTAGCAGATGAAGTAGAGTTGTATTTACCTGAATACACGACATAACCTGAAGAAGACTTCTGTACAAACATCTTTATCTTTAAAGAGTCTAGTTTGGACTTTATGGACTTTAAGGCACTCTTCTTAGAAGTTTTTGTAATGATGAGCTGCGATGTAGCGGCAAATACAGGTAGACTCAAAAGAGAGATAAGCAGTAGTAGTTTTAGTAGTTTCACGATTTTTCCTTATAATATATCAGCATAGGAGTAAACTTTTGTAGCTGTTATTTCATTTGAATTTTCAGAGTTTAGTTCATATCTATAACACTTATGAAGGCCATCAATATCTTTTGGAGTCATGAGATAGATAGTTTTGTCTATGTTATTCACCCAAGCCTTATTAAATACAAAGTAATAGTCTGTTTCAAAAAATACTACATTTGATTCTGTTTTTGTATTTTGAAGATCTGGGTAAAAAAGTTTTACTTCAGAATTGTTTATATTTATGGCATCTTTATACTCTGATCTTATAGATATTCCATTGCTCAAGTCATCACTCTTTTGAAGTGCTAAGTTGTCATTTGTAAGTATGTTATAGTTTGTCTCTTTGCAAGCTTTATTATCCAAAATTGCATCGGTAGTGTCAAAGTCAGATTGAGTGATAGTATCATTTGTGATTTCCATGCTTACAACTGTTATCTCAGTGATATCTGAAGAGTTCACAAGCTTTTGGTTTGCCTCTGTCTGCTTGTTTAGTATGGATTCTTGGAGTCTGTTGAGGTTTGCTATATCAAGAGATGTGTCTTGTGCAAGTGTATTAAGTGTTGTCTGAAGCTCTTGTATCTGTGCTACAACATATATCTTTTCATTTTGAGGAATACTCATATCTAAGTTAATCTCAGAAGCTATAAGTATGTTGTTTATGTTTAGGTTCTGCTGTATCATCTCATCTTTTATGAACTCCTCTAGTGAGAAGTCAGTAGGTTTTGTGAAACTTGGGTTTTCATTTTTTTCTATAGCTGTTTCTATCATCAGTTTTGTGTGCTGAATCTCTTGAGACTTTGCAAAGAGCTTTATGTCTTTCATGGGGTCTTGATCTATTTGTGCTGCAGTTACTTCAAGAAGAGAGGAGATAGTAACCACTGCGTCATGGAGTGTTAAAATATCTATGTTTTGAGAGTTTAAAACAGACATAGCAACAAGATCAGTCATAGGAGAAACAACTACACTTGGATTATTACTTAAAGTAGAGGAGTTAAGAACTCTTTTAAGTTCTCCCTTGTGATCTAAGTTTGTAGAGGTGTCTATACCTCCAAAAGAGATAAGAGAGATTATTGAGTCCTCTTCAAGGCTAATGGCTTTAAAGCTAAAATTTCCATTTGAGTCTGTAGTGGTAGATGGCTCACTGCTACTACAAAGAGCATCATTGTTTGTATCTATACATACGGTTGCCCCACTGATATATCCATCAACCACAATGCCATTTATATTTGTAGTATGTACTGAAGTAGTATTTGAATCAGTCGCTTTGTAGTTAGATGCACCACATGCATTTAAGAGTAAAAGAAGTAGGAAAGTAAGTATAGTTTTCATAATATTATGCAATGCTATTTCCTTACTATATAATGTATTCATGTATGTTTTTGATTAAAAAGCATAAATTATTCCATAAAAGTTAAATAATAAAAAATAATAGTCGATATGTGGATGTATGTTATAAATTTTTGGAGAATCTATGAAGTTTTTTGTTGTTTTTATTTTATTTTTATCACTTCTTTTTTCTGCAGATAACTACATACTTGTAACAAAAGCTACAAAAAAAGCACATCTAAATAGCATCTACTCCAAACTTAAAAGAGTTGGGGAAAAGATGCTCTATATTAAAAATAGTAGAAGCTATATAATATATACAGGACCATATGGCAATGCCCTCTCAAGCAAGAAAGCACTCTCAAGAATAAGATACTATTTTCCTCATGCAAAAATCTCTATGAGAAAACAAGAACAGAAGTCAGATGTACTACAGCAAAAAGTAAAAAATAAAAAGACAGATAGTGAAAACAGCAGCCAGCTTTTTTATACAAATAATCATAAGTCTGGAAGCTTCATAAAGTTTGGTACTGGATTTAGTTCGGCAGTATCTACTCACAGCATAGAGAGTGGAACAGTAAAGATAAATGAACCAAATAGTAATGGTATAAGCTATACACTTGGTGCAGGATATAATTTTAAAAACGGTTTTTTTATCTCTACTAACTATATGCACCTTAACACTGATGATATAGCATTTGATAATATTTATGCTTCTCTAAACTATAAGTTTGAAAATATCAAAAAATTTACTCCCTACTTTGGTCTGATGAGTGGTTACAGTAGACTAGGATGGAGTGTAGGGCCTATAGATTCCGTTGATCCAGTCTCAAACAATAACAGTGATTCTCTTTTTTTTGGAACGCTGGCTGGAGTTTTATATGAAAGTACAGAAAACTTCTCTTATTTTATAAACTACGATTGTCTTTTTATGCAACATACTACAAACATAGATAACTCTACTGCTACAAGTATAAATATTTCTTCTTTAAAACACAACACACTACACTCCCTAAAATTGGGAATCCAATATAATTTTTAATAATATTTCGAAAAAATTTAAAGTTTTTTCATCATCTGTCGATTTTTACTTTAGAACATGGAACAAATTATGCTCATCCAAAGGACGGGCTAGCATGTTTTGTTATAAAAGGGGTGTGTCGTAGGTAATTTTTACCAAAGACATTAATTAACATATTTGCTAAGACAATATAGTTTTCATTTTTTCGTAAATGGTAATTGTATTGTCTTAGGTATGTGAAATATTTTCAAGGATGGAAAATGAAAAGATTAATTATTACATTAATAAGTGCACTAGCTCTGAGCTTAGCATTTACGGGATGTGGCGGTAGTGCTGGTAGCAGTAGTTCTGCTGCGGATACATCTGTTAACACAGTCAATGAAGTTGCAACAGTTAGTAATAGTAGAACATTAAACACAGAGGGAATCAGAGGTTTAAGTAGTTTACCACCTGTTCCAAATCCTCCAATCGACTAAAATAGGTTGTAGGGTTGTATAGTAAAGTTCTAGTATTTATGTCTTTAATATTTGTGTTTAGTTCTTGTGGTGTATCAACAGAGTCTAACACAATTAAAGAGACTATTG encodes the following:
- a CDS encoding outer membrane beta-barrel protein, giving the protein MKLLKLLLLISLLSLPVFAATSQLIITKTSKKSALKSIKSKLDSLKIKMFVQKSSSGYVVYSGKYNSTSSANLALKRAKRYFPSARVVKQQSKDENTKNIKSQEKETTSTQSTADRDKNSMFIAAGFGLSSINGSTDDQTASQYVNSGMSFALEAGYYFNDNIFSSLSYLDTSTTDIAMSNAYGSLNYKLYATEDLGLYAGLLGGVSSLKLTQYEASEPSISMLLGVQAGISYDIGDNFSIYSAYQAIYINQLIELTDTSSSISFNLIHNMQVGFQLRF
- the dnaG gene encoding DNA primase; translation: MIAQDSIEALKARLDIVDVVGSYVELKKAGGNYKAPCPFHDEKSPSFVVSPQKQIYHCFGCGAGGDSVKFVMEYEKLNYPEALEKLADSYNFTLSYTDNKNNKPRSQVMDALNEWYKNLLNQKREALAYIQERGIYESSVEKFGIGYAPDSNATINYVKSQMFTMNEAVEMGVIGYDGGRNFARFIERITFPIRSANGSLVGFGGRTITGHQAKYVNSPETPFFNKSRLLYAYHLAKQSLHKKGEIIITEGYLDVIMLHQAGFDNAVATLGTALTVEHLPLLRKGEPKVVMAYDGDKAGRAAALKASKLLSASGFRGGVVVFEGGLDPADMVKDGRVEELANMFRSPKSFIEFVLDELLSLYDLRDPKAKESCMGEGVAYLKTLSPLLQEEYRTYLASRLGGLGVSPSLVKLTSNDNSQQNRPLVQNNSHKDMWELSLIKTVLEKPHFINQILDVLDPSLLLFHSREFSLAIAGKSDSPELMAIMVDESITGLKDEDSLNAELITFLTRYYERELRKVNLAQNISFEEKAFYIRKFRGKIGKLKRGELVGFND
- a CDS encoding PhoX family protein, whose product is MKKRTMISFVTATALLFTLSACGTDTQDGAVGETGLVGTSGSDGVDGADGADGTNGVDATAYSMSFTSIAVPTTDADKRVNNASKSVTINGTEKSIDFHTLLRSGDASPDANGEHFALVKDAAGNALTQADNVANSKYGGSEPWYCGQSSGLDYTSLITYGSKLFAITALECRIGGAYITELNQDAQNGELSVVSTKSVDFSDVNGTYINCAGMTTPWNSHLGSEEYEPNMRTVDETDSKTISIAKYNGYTPTATNAKYIGYHMGWIPEIKVTSDAGATNVVKHYAMGRAAHELAYVMPDKKTVYLSDDGTNGGFYMFVADVEEDLSAGNLYAAKWIQESSENGGSATINWVAMGHLSNAEVKTMLDAKTEFSDIFDYEAVDVNGSCTTAGYKPVNTSAGAECLLLKSGKEKAAASLEKRRYAAYLGATTEFAKEEGITYNSDDKKLYMAISNIYKGMEDNKYKGIAETKYDIASNNDIRLDYSKCGAVYALDVENGKRDTQGGTIDSDYVIGNMYSEVTGADATYTGDLAFNQCSVNGISYPDNVTYLDKYGILIIGEDTGYHENDMIWAYNVKTKDMKRVFTSLYGAETTSPFWHKNINGFGYMTTVVQHPFGEDNTDKKLVDSDLNSYMGYMGPFPALD
- a CDS encoding thioredoxin family protein, which encodes MRYIFLVTLLCSFMFAQSYQEFAKQYGYETDYKVALQKAKQAKKDVLMVQVSNYCPWCRKLEKKILSRENINEVIHKKYIPLIVNREEKNLPKQFNTPIIPVTYIIDYEDDTAFLSLPGYKDKDEFFSFVE